One window of Robiginitalea biformata HTCC2501 genomic DNA carries:
- a CDS encoding tetratricopeptide repeat-containing sensor histidine kinase — protein sequence MRKHLFKTLLHICIAAISMQAAAQGIPKDFRQLADSLIRARPANYSAYKTALGPYSQDTLLMQYFVREAEIAAFTPGAIYGYTQLGLHFQNLSQNDRALDYLAVALEKATESNNRELRIVALNRLGMAYRKMEAIKSALDYHQEALSLSESIADPGDFVLRERNTAINGIGNIYRMLEQYGLAIEYFQRSLENDQALGNLEGQVANYQNIAECLEALGDLTGAMSYYEDALRVNKSLGSDRSDVITRYGMAHVLAHEEKAAEALEILEAILPKARSFRDPELLANVYVQLGWVLSRLKRYDEARGYLLNGLRISEELNLPSNMDSANRYLHDIEMALGNYQAAIEFYKASVAARRMISNDLNRRYVYEMISKSEVDKRKDQIEILSKENEIVKLRLRRNRTTLLVGALMLVLITLILYILYRQYQLNSEKKVLTLEQAMLRSQMNPHFLFNSLNSIKLYIINNEQKNAVHYLNKFSKLVRKILEASSLKEIPLAEELETVELYMNIENIRFNNEIDFAVEMDPEINPSLVKIPSLILQPFLENAIWHGLSSKEGEKRIRILIRQEDSGYITLVIRDNGIGRAEADKLKQRRVLKRKSVGIDITRERLANFSRDYQYNYTIEIRDLFDADGKSAGTEVILKIPTI from the coding sequence ATGCGGAAACACCTTTTTAAAACCCTGCTCCATATTTGCATTGCCGCCATCTCTATGCAGGCGGCCGCCCAGGGTATCCCGAAAGATTTCCGCCAGCTTGCCGACAGCCTCATCCGTGCCCGGCCGGCAAACTACAGCGCCTATAAAACCGCCCTTGGGCCGTATTCCCAGGATACGCTCCTTATGCAGTATTTTGTGCGGGAGGCCGAAATTGCGGCCTTTACCCCCGGGGCCATATACGGATATACCCAACTCGGGCTGCACTTTCAGAACCTCTCCCAAAACGACCGGGCCCTGGACTACCTGGCCGTAGCGCTGGAAAAGGCCACCGAATCCAATAACCGCGAATTGCGGATTGTCGCCCTGAACCGGCTGGGAATGGCGTACCGGAAAATGGAAGCCATCAAATCCGCCCTGGATTATCACCAGGAAGCCCTGAGCCTAAGCGAATCGATTGCGGATCCCGGGGACTTTGTACTGCGGGAACGCAACACCGCCATCAACGGCATCGGGAATATTTACCGGATGCTGGAGCAGTACGGCCTGGCCATTGAGTATTTCCAGCGTTCCCTGGAGAACGACCAGGCGCTGGGAAACCTGGAGGGGCAGGTAGCCAATTACCAGAACATCGCGGAGTGCCTGGAAGCCCTCGGCGACCTCACGGGGGCCATGTCCTATTACGAGGACGCCCTCCGGGTGAACAAAAGCCTGGGCTCGGACCGGAGCGACGTCATTACCAGATACGGCATGGCCCACGTCCTTGCCCATGAGGAAAAAGCCGCGGAAGCCCTGGAAATTCTGGAGGCCATCCTGCCCAAAGCGCGGTCTTTTCGCGATCCCGAATTACTGGCCAACGTCTATGTGCAGCTCGGGTGGGTATTGTCCCGCCTGAAGCGTTACGACGAGGCCCGGGGCTACCTGCTCAACGGACTCAGGATTTCCGAAGAGCTGAATCTGCCGAGCAATATGGATTCCGCCAACCGCTACCTGCACGACATCGAAATGGCCCTGGGAAATTACCAGGCGGCCATTGAATTCTACAAGGCTTCCGTGGCTGCGCGGCGGATGATCTCGAACGACCTGAACCGCCGGTACGTTTACGAGATGATTTCCAAGTCCGAGGTAGATAAGCGAAAGGACCAGATAGAAATCCTCTCCAAGGAAAACGAGATCGTGAAGCTCCGGCTCCGGCGGAACCGGACCACGCTGCTGGTTGGCGCCCTGATGCTCGTGCTGATTACCCTGATCCTCTACATCCTGTACCGGCAGTACCAGTTGAACAGCGAAAAAAAAGTGCTCACCCTGGAACAGGCTATGCTCCGGAGCCAGATGAACCCGCATTTCCTCTTTAATTCGCTGAATTCCATTAAGCTCTACATCATCAACAACGAGCAGAAAAATGCCGTGCACTACCTGAACAAGTTCTCCAAACTCGTCCGGAAAATCCTGGAGGCATCCTCCCTGAAGGAAATCCCGCTGGCGGAGGAACTGGAAACGGTTGAACTGTATATGAATATCGAAAACATCCGGTTCAACAACGAGATTGACTTTGCCGTGGAGATGGATCCGGAGATCAACCCGAGCCTGGTGAAAATTCCGTCGCTCATCCTGCAGCCATTCCTCGAAAATGCAATTTGGCACGGGCTTTCGTCAAAGGAGGGGGAGAAACGCATCCGGATCCTGATCCGGCAGGAAGATTCCGGATATATCACCCTGGTGATCCGGGACAACGGCATCGGGCGGGCGGAAGCCGACAAGTTAAAACAGCGGCGGGTGCTCAAGCGGAAGTCTGTCGGGATCGACATAACGCGGGAGCGTCTTGCCAATTTTTCCAGGGATTACCAGTACAATTACACCATCGAAATCCGGGACCTTTTCGATGCGGACGGGAAATCTGCCGGGACCGAGGTGATCCTGAAAATCCCGACTATTTGA
- a CDS encoding LytR/AlgR family response regulator transcription factor, with the protein MLEAVIVDDEEKALQSLQWELTNFSNEISVVASFTDAYKALSYLDSNQPDCLFLDIEMPSMDGFQFIQKMQNSDVAVVITTAYNQYAIKALKNEAIDYLLKPIDSDDLADTITKIRKHHARGMSAERLERILLNHNATSSHKKITLSTDGKLVFLENDDIIYAESDGNYSTIYLSDGHKIVLTKKLKEVGELLPSDTFFRIHNSFIINLNKIKEFLKTDGYVILKPNHKIPVSRQKKSDFLDMI; encoded by the coding sequence ATGTTAGAGGCAGTCATTGTCGACGATGAAGAGAAAGCGCTCCAGAGCCTCCAGTGGGAACTGACCAATTTTTCGAATGAAATTTCGGTGGTTGCCTCCTTTACGGATGCCTACAAAGCGCTGAGTTACCTGGACAGCAACCAGCCGGATTGCCTGTTCCTGGATATTGAAATGCCGTCCATGGACGGCTTCCAGTTTATCCAGAAGATGCAGAACAGCGATGTGGCCGTGGTTATCACCACAGCGTACAACCAATACGCCATCAAAGCCCTTAAAAACGAGGCCATCGACTACTTGTTGAAGCCCATCGATTCGGACGACCTGGCGGATACCATCACCAAAATCCGGAAGCACCACGCCCGGGGCATGTCCGCCGAGCGCCTGGAACGGATCCTCCTGAACCACAACGCCACTTCTTCTCACAAAAAGATTACTCTGAGTACGGACGGGAAATTGGTTTTCCTGGAAAACGACGATATCATCTATGCGGAATCCGACGGCAACTACAGCACCATCTACCTTTCCGACGGACATAAAATCGTCCTGACCAAAAAATTAAAGGAAGTGGGGGAATTGCTGCCTTCCGACACCTTTTTCCGGATACACAATTCCTTTATCATCAACTTAAACAAAATCAAGGAATTTCTTAAAACGGACGGGTACGTCATCCTCAAACCGAATCATAAAATCCCGGTTAGCCGACAAAAAAAGTCGGACTTCCTGGATATGATTTAA
- a CDS encoding DUF3109 family protein: MFELGKTVVSEELFEKHFVCDLQACKGACCVDGSAGAPVAEEERGILEKIYTRVRPFLRDEGRKAIEAQGPYVRGSDGEWETPLVDGNECAYVVYSGETALCGIEAAHREGAIDWKKPLSCHLYPVRIREYTALTAVNYHQWHICDPACSLGEATRVPIYKFVREALVRKFGEAWYEELESVAEKHLK, from the coding sequence ATGTTTGAACTGGGTAAAACGGTAGTCTCGGAGGAGCTTTTTGAGAAGCATTTTGTTTGCGACCTGCAGGCGTGCAAGGGCGCCTGTTGCGTGGACGGGAGTGCCGGCGCCCCGGTTGCAGAGGAGGAGCGCGGTATCCTGGAGAAAATCTACACCCGCGTGCGGCCGTTTCTTCGGGACGAGGGCCGGAAGGCGATTGAGGCCCAGGGGCCCTATGTCCGCGGATCCGACGGGGAGTGGGAGACCCCGCTGGTAGACGGGAACGAATGCGCCTATGTCGTGTATTCCGGGGAGACCGCGCTATGCGGTATCGAGGCGGCCCACCGGGAGGGGGCTATCGATTGGAAGAAACCCCTGTCCTGCCACCTCTACCCGGTGCGTATCCGGGAGTACACGGCCCTGACCGCTGTGAATTACCATCAGTGGCACATCTGCGACCCGGCCTGTTCCCTGGGGGAAGCCACCCGGGTGCCGATTTACAAATTTGTCCGGGAGGCCTTGGTTCGAAAATTTGGGGAGGCGTGGTACGAAGAGCTGGAATCCGTGGCGGAGAAACACCTCAAATAG
- a CDS encoding ribonucleotide-diphosphate reductase subunit beta: MSAAEEPILKENKDRFVIFPIQHHDLWEWYKKCEACFWTAEEIDLHQDLSDWNNKLSDDEKYFIKHILAFFAASDGIVNENLAENFVNEVQYSEAKFFYGFQIMMENIHSETYSLLIDTYVKDEKEKNVLFQAIENFPAIKKKADWALKWIESPSFAERLIAFAAVEGIFFSGAFCSIFWLKKRGLMPGLTFSNELISRDEGMHCDYAVHLHNNHLVNKVPKERITQIITNALDIEREFITESLPVSLIGMNAKLMTQYLEFVTDRLLVELECEKVYNSTNPFDFMDMISLQGKTNFFEKRVSEYQKAGVMNKEKDTDSQKISFDADF; this comes from the coding sequence ATGTCAGCAGCTGAAGAGCCAATCCTGAAGGAAAATAAGGACAGATTTGTAATATTCCCGATACAACACCACGATCTTTGGGAGTGGTACAAGAAGTGTGAAGCCTGTTTCTGGACCGCGGAGGAGATCGACCTGCACCAGGACCTGAGCGATTGGAACAATAAGCTTTCAGACGACGAGAAATACTTTATCAAGCACATCCTCGCTTTCTTCGCTGCCTCGGACGGGATCGTGAACGAGAACCTGGCAGAAAATTTCGTCAACGAGGTACAGTACTCGGAGGCCAAATTCTTTTACGGGTTTCAGATCATGATGGAAAACATCCACTCGGAGACCTATTCGCTGCTGATCGATACCTATGTAAAGGACGAAAAGGAAAAGAACGTGCTGTTCCAGGCCATCGAAAATTTCCCGGCGATCAAGAAGAAAGCCGACTGGGCGCTGAAGTGGATCGAGTCCCCGAGCTTTGCCGAGCGGCTCATCGCGTTTGCCGCCGTGGAGGGGATCTTCTTCTCCGGGGCCTTCTGCTCCATCTTCTGGCTCAAGAAGCGGGGCCTCATGCCCGGGCTCACCTTTTCGAATGAGCTGATTTCCCGGGACGAGGGGATGCACTGCGATTACGCCGTCCACCTGCACAACAACCACCTGGTGAACAAAGTGCCCAAGGAGCGCATTACCCAGATCATCACCAACGCGCTGGATATTGAGCGGGAATTCATTACCGAGTCCCTGCCGGTGAGCCTGATCGGGATGAATGCGAAGTTGATGACCCAGTACCTGGAGTTCGTGACCGACCGCCTGCTCGTGGAGCTCGAGTGCGAGAAGGTCTACAATTCCACCAACCCCTTCGATTTTATGGACATGATTTCCCTGCAGGGGAAGACGAACTTCTTCGAAAAGCGCGTCTCGGAATACCAGAAAGCCGGGGTAATGAACAAGGAAAAAGACACGGACTCACAGAAAATCAGCTTCGACGCCGATTTCTAG